One genomic window of Thermomicrobiales bacterium includes the following:
- a CDS encoding carbohydrate ABC transporter permease, which yields FIFGLTIITNPNDQPITIALNNLAGSFSVAWNVVMAGAVLAALPTALIYIFLGRYFVRGMLAGSMKG from the coding sequence TTCATTTTCGGATTGACGATCATCACGAATCCGAACGACCAACCGATCACGATTGCGCTCAATAATCTGGCCGGATCGTTTTCGGTTGCCTGGAATGTCGTGATGGCCGGGGCGGTACTGGCCGCCTTGCCGACGGCCCTGATCTACATCTTCCTCGGCCGCTACTTCGTCCGCGGTATGCTGGCTGGTTCGATGAAGGGATA